A single genomic interval of Nonomuraea rubra harbors:
- a CDS encoding FG-GAP repeat domain-containing protein, with product MKRSIVSAGLRWSALVIILIGTLIAGSTPALAAAAPHSSVSLYQAAVTEGVAALGRRPGSVSDWSGDGFADVLGVKDGKLLYYAHQGAGLEGPWQIAPDINWSSFRHLKAADWSCDGYADVLGIDQGGNLMYFPHNGAGLSPPQRFGITGSYSYAQHMMVADWSGDGCADLLTVDGNGNLWYQPNNNLQPSLSEQLDYRIFAGSFPHVVAADWSGDGYADVLGQAGTAVFYYPHNGNRLTTPEFLRHGTWNFMRAMDWSGDGHADLIAVAPDGNLLYYANNGNTIGGPPAVIGVGWSGFQHIL from the coding sequence ATGAAACGAAGCATCGTCAGCGCCGGCTTACGCTGGTCGGCCCTGGTCATCATTCTGATCGGGACGTTGATCGCGGGCAGCACGCCTGCGCTCGCCGCGGCCGCCCCGCATTCGTCCGTTTCCCTTTATCAGGCCGCCGTAACGGAAGGGGTCGCCGCGCTGGGCCGGCGCCCGGGCAGCGTCTCGGACTGGAGCGGGGACGGCTTCGCCGACGTGCTCGGCGTCAAAGACGGCAAACTGCTGTACTACGCACATCAGGGCGCCGGGCTTGAAGGGCCATGGCAGATCGCGCCCGACATCAACTGGAGTAGCTTCAGACATCTGAAGGCCGCCGACTGGAGCTGCGACGGTTACGCCGACGTCCTCGGCATTGACCAGGGCGGCAATTTGATGTATTTCCCCCACAACGGGGCCGGTCTCAGCCCCCCACAGCGCTTCGGCATCACCGGCAGTTACAGCTATGCGCAGCACATGATGGTGGCAGACTGGAGTGGCGACGGATGCGCCGATCTTCTAACCGTGGACGGCAACGGAAACCTGTGGTACCAGCCCAACAACAACCTGCAGCCCAGCCTGAGTGAGCAGCTCGATTATCGGATATTCGCCGGCTCGTTCCCCCACGTGGTGGCCGCTGACTGGAGCGGCGACGGGTACGCTGATGTCCTCGGCCAGGCGGGCACTGCGGTCTTCTACTACCCTCACAACGGAAACAGGCTCACCACCCCCGAATTCCTCCGCCACGGAACGTGGAACTTCATGCGCGCCATGGATTGGAGCGGAGACGGACACGCCGACCTGATCGCCGTCGCTCCTGACGGCAATCTGTTGTACTACGCCAATAACGGAAACACGATCGGCGGCCCGCCCGCCGTCATCGGTGTGGGCTGGTCCGGCTTCCAGCACATTCTTTAG
- a CDS encoding pectate lyase family protein yields MRRAVASRLHAVLAAVATAAAVGAVAVALPVTQASAAAGSATGYATGNGGTTGGAGGQTVRATTGTAIHAALCGRASSSTPITIEVEGTINHGNTAKVSGESCNTAAGVIELKQISNVTIIGVGGGAVFDQLGIHIREASNIIIRNVTVRNVKKSGSPTSNGGDAIGMESDVRNVWVDHVTLEASGGESEGFDGLFDMKDNTQYVTLSYSILRNSGRGGLIGSSESDLSNGYVTFHHNLYENLDSRTPLLRGGVAHIYNNSYTNLNESGINSRAGGRAKVENNYFKDSKDVLGTFYTSEPGYWQVAGNIFDNVTWSAPGSDNNPAGPDPRSNTTVSVPYSYTLDGASCVPDIVRQTAGANKGLQESNGNCTPQTPTATPTVTPTVTPTVTPTVTPTVTPTPGGPNLSLGAGSDGSSKASGTSYGNVRDGNLSTYWSPAGSTGDISIKWGSATTVSRVVIREAPGSEGGIGAWQLLNAGTGAVLKSGTGAGTITFTPASLSKITFRITGSTGTPKVAEFETYAG; encoded by the coding sequence ATGAGACGAGCAGTCGCGTCCCGACTCCACGCGGTGCTGGCCGCGGTGGCCACCGCGGCCGCGGTCGGCGCGGTCGCCGTGGCCCTGCCGGTGACGCAGGCGTCGGCGGCGGCAGGCAGCGCCACCGGCTACGCGACCGGCAACGGCGGGACGACCGGCGGTGCGGGCGGGCAGACGGTACGGGCCACCACGGGGACCGCGATCCACGCGGCGCTGTGCGGCCGGGCCAGCAGCAGCACCCCGATCACCATCGAGGTCGAGGGGACCATCAACCACGGCAACACCGCCAAGGTGTCGGGCGAGAGCTGCAACACCGCCGCCGGCGTGATCGAACTCAAGCAGATCAGCAACGTCACGATCATCGGGGTCGGCGGCGGGGCCGTCTTCGACCAGCTGGGCATCCACATCCGCGAGGCCAGCAACATCATCATCCGCAACGTGACCGTCCGCAACGTCAAGAAGTCGGGCTCGCCCACGTCCAACGGCGGTGACGCCATCGGCATGGAGAGCGACGTCCGCAACGTTTGGGTCGATCACGTCACCCTGGAGGCCTCGGGCGGGGAGTCGGAGGGCTTCGACGGCCTGTTCGACATGAAGGACAACACCCAGTACGTGACCCTGTCCTACAGCATCCTGCGCAACTCCGGCCGGGGCGGGCTCATCGGATCCAGCGAGAGCGACCTCTCCAACGGTTACGTCACCTTCCACCACAACCTGTACGAGAACCTCGACTCCCGCACACCCCTGCTGCGCGGCGGCGTCGCGCACATCTACAACAACTCCTACACGAACCTCAACGAATCAGGCATCAACTCCCGCGCCGGGGGCCGCGCCAAGGTGGAGAACAACTACTTCAAGGACTCCAAGGACGTCCTGGGCACCTTCTACACCAGCGAGCCCGGCTACTGGCAGGTCGCCGGCAACATCTTCGACAACGTGACCTGGTCCGCCCCGGGCAGCGACAACAACCCGGCCGGGCCCGACCCGCGGTCCAACACCACGGTGAGCGTTCCGTACTCGTACACGCTCGACGGGGCGAGCTGCGTGCCGGACATCGTCCGGCAGACGGCCGGCGCCAACAAGGGGCTGCAGGAGTCGAACGGCAACTGCACACCGCAGACGCCGACAGCCACTCCCACCGTCACCCCCACCGTCACCCCCACCGTCACCCCCACCGTGACGCCGACCGTCACCCCCACGCCCGGCGGGCCCAACCTCAGCCTCGGCGCCGGCTCCGACGGCTCCAGCAAGGCCAGCGGGACGAGCTACGGCAACGTGCGGGACGGCAACCTGAGCACCTACTGGTCGCCGGCGGGCTCGACCGGCGACATCTCGATCAAGTGGGGCTCCGCCACGACGGTCTCCAGGGTCGTCATCCGTGAGGCGCCGGGCTCCGAGGGTGGCATCGGCGCCTGGCAGCTCCTCAACGCCGGCACCGGAGCCGTGCTGAAGTCGGGCACCGGGGCGGGCACCATCACCTTCACCCCGGCCTCGCTGAGCAAGATCACCTTCAGGATCACCGGCTCGACGGGCACGCCGAAGGTCGCCGAGTTCGAGACCTACGCCGGCTAG
- a CDS encoding CoA-binding protein gives MTGLDRYQDALTIQRVLHTTGTIAIVGLSGNELRASHFVGYYLKRHGYRVIPVNPRETEILGETSYPTLSDVPVPVDLVNVFRAPDALPEIARETVAIGARALWCQFGVINEEGARIAEDGGVTVVMDRCLKVEHARYVGRMHWLGFNTRRITSVRAGLQ, from the coding sequence ATGACCGGACTCGACCGCTACCAGGACGCGCTGACGATCCAGCGCGTGCTGCACACGACCGGCACGATCGCGATCGTCGGCCTGTCCGGCAACGAGCTGCGGGCCAGCCACTTCGTCGGCTACTACCTCAAGCGGCACGGCTACCGGGTCATCCCCGTGAACCCGCGCGAGACGGAGATCCTCGGCGAGACCAGCTACCCCACCCTGTCGGACGTCCCCGTCCCGGTCGATCTCGTGAACGTCTTCCGCGCGCCGGACGCCCTGCCGGAGATCGCGCGGGAGACGGTGGCGATCGGCGCCAGGGCGCTCTGGTGCCAGTTCGGCGTGATCAACGAGGAGGGCGCGCGGATCGCCGAGGACGGCGGCGTGACCGTGGTCATGGACCGCTGTCTCAAGGTCGAGCACGCACGCTACGTGGGCCGGATGCACTGGCTCGGCTTCAACACCCGGCGCATCACCTCCGTCCGCGCCGGGCTCCAGTAG
- a CDS encoding ATP-dependent Clp protease proteolytic subunit — MSGRYVLPSFSERTSYGMREMNPYNKLFEDRVVFLAAPIDDTVANDVMAQILTLESLDPDQDISLYINSPGGSFTAMTAIYDTMQYVRPEIHTVCIGEAASAAAVLLAAGTPGKRAALPHARVLLHQPHTEGGRGQGSDLEIHAREILRMRDQQEEILARHTGRGVLEIRKDIERDRIFTAEQARTYGLVDDIYASRKRTPAAAR, encoded by the coding sequence ATGAGCGGTCGTTACGTGCTGCCCTCGTTCAGCGAACGCACCTCGTACGGCATGAGGGAGATGAATCCCTACAACAAGCTGTTCGAGGACCGCGTGGTGTTCCTGGCGGCGCCGATCGACGACACCGTCGCCAACGACGTGATGGCGCAGATCCTGACGCTGGAGTCGCTCGATCCCGACCAGGACATCAGCCTCTACATCAACTCGCCGGGCGGGTCGTTCACCGCGATGACGGCCATCTACGACACGATGCAGTACGTCCGCCCGGAGATCCACACCGTCTGCATCGGCGAGGCGGCCTCGGCGGCGGCGGTCCTGCTGGCGGCCGGCACGCCCGGCAAGCGCGCAGCCCTGCCGCACGCGCGGGTGCTGCTGCACCAGCCGCACACCGAGGGCGGGCGCGGCCAGGGCAGCGACCTGGAGATCCACGCCAGGGAGATCCTGCGGATGCGCGACCAGCAGGAGGAGATCCTCGCCCGGCACACCGGCAGGGGAGTGCTGGAGATCAGGAAGGACATCGAGCGGGATCGCATCTTCACGGCGGAGCAGGCCCGGACGTACGGGCTGGTCGACGACATCTACGCCTCCAGGAAGCGGACACCGGCGGCGGCCCGCTGA
- a CDS encoding SDR family oxidoreductase, which yields MNISGNTVFIPGATSGIGLALALALQSRGNTVIIGGRRTELLEKIAAENPGIDTVQIDTTDAASIGAAAKQVLARHPGLNVLITMAGIMRVEDWRRPESFLASAEDVVTTNVLGPIRLIAAFVEHLQAQPDSTIVTVSSGLAFAPLKATPSYNASKAAIHMLSESIRLQLAGTSVKVVELEPPSVRTALLPGQETSEFAMPLEEFVAEAVALLESRPDAKEIQVERVKFLRYGEARGDYDQVVATLNAADPHGK from the coding sequence ATGAACATTTCCGGTAACACCGTCTTCATCCCCGGCGCCACCAGCGGCATCGGTCTCGCGCTCGCCCTGGCCCTCCAGTCCAGGGGCAACACCGTCATCATCGGCGGCCGCCGTACCGAACTGCTGGAGAAGATCGCCGCCGAGAACCCCGGCATCGACACCGTGCAGATCGACACGACGGACGCGGCGAGCATCGGCGCCGCCGCCAAGCAGGTGCTGGCCCGGCACCCCGGCCTGAACGTGCTGATCACCATGGCCGGCATCATGCGCGTCGAGGACTGGCGCCGGCCCGAGTCGTTCCTGGCCTCCGCCGAGGACGTGGTGACGACGAACGTGCTCGGCCCGATCCGGCTCATCGCCGCGTTCGTCGAGCACCTGCAGGCGCAGCCGGACTCCACGATCGTCACCGTCTCCTCGGGGCTGGCGTTCGCGCCGCTCAAGGCGACGCCGAGTTACAACGCCTCCAAGGCGGCGATCCACATGCTCAGCGAGTCGATCCGGCTGCAGCTCGCCGGCACCAGTGTGAAGGTCGTGGAGCTGGAGCCGCCGTCCGTCCGGACCGCGCTGCTGCCCGGGCAGGAGACGAGCGAGTTCGCGATGCCGCTGGAGGAGTTCGTGGCGGAGGCCGTCGCGCTGCTGGAGTCCCGGCCGGACGCGAAGGAGATCCAGGTCGAGCGGGTGAAGTTCCTGCGGTACGGCGAGGCGCGCGGCGACTACGACCAGGTCGTCGCGACGCTCAACGCCGCCGACCCGCACGGGAAGTAG
- a CDS encoding BTAD domain-containing putative transcriptional regulator, with amino-acid sequence MAEVREAKVRVLLVALLLSEGRPVATDRLIEILWGDDLPANPSAALHTKVSRLRRVLENSEPGSGRLVETRAPGYALCVDADAVDMGRFAALVGRAAAVTDMVARSAVLAEALALWRGPAFAEFRDLGFVRSPIRRLEELRLAALEARADARLEAGEQADDLALLAGELGDLTARHPLRERLQALHLRALARAGRQHEALQAYHHVRRRLADELGVDPGPELAAAYQELLRPPSAPALPEPRTSLPVPLTGLIGRAGALADVVSRLQSFRLVTLTGPGGVGKTRLALEVMHRLAGTFPDGACLVELAARSGSDSGSNSDSGSSSCDDVAEAALAALGVRDDAKAGPISAPQRLADALRGRRLLLVLDNCEHVIGPTAELAELLLKTDPGLSILTTSRRSLGLAGEVLWHVPPLDEDSAMELFAERAAAAVPGLALDASIAGTVAEVCRRLDGLPLALELAATRLRTLDVRELARRLDDRFAVLSTGHRGAPPQQRTLRVMIDWSWAQLTGTERAVLRRLAVHADGCTLEAAETVCAGDGVEAGQVLEALAGLVDASLVSTAPRYRLLESVTAYGLERLTEAGETAAVRHRHLRYYTAFAERAELHLRGHDQRIWLERLDAEAANLRAALDFALDAGATEHALWLVNAQAWYWFLRGRYTEARLSLGKALAITGGESTNARAKAEVWHSGFVSLTGVRVQVTPVPRETPGDPAVRALAAWLRGFIQYAPGGDLTDSENAMRQALKEFRALDDRWGIAAALAIRAGQAMLRGNLAEAGDFGGQSLELFRGLGDRWGHLQTVQPLASLAEVKGDYERAERLHGDGLRLAEELGLWPSVADRLIGLGHIALLTGHHARSREFHERARRLAAEQGYVYGELHAELGLALVARREANFELAEQLLRSVQGRYDRLSPASGSALISAELGFTAEQRGNAAAALALHLESLAIARRNGDLRAVALAIEGLAGAHALNGRHEQAAALLGAASACRDSVGAPLPRAERGDVDRITATIRAAIGEQAFTAGFARGLTLNPAEIYGQTNGVAGEAQSVTGPCSCAGHAH; translated from the coding sequence TTGGCAGAGGTACGTGAGGCGAAGGTCCGGGTGTTGCTCGTCGCGCTGCTCCTCAGCGAGGGCCGGCCGGTGGCGACCGACCGCCTGATCGAGATCCTGTGGGGAGACGATCTGCCCGCCAATCCATCGGCGGCCCTGCACACGAAGGTCTCTCGGCTGCGCCGCGTGCTGGAGAACTCCGAGCCGGGCAGCGGCCGGCTGGTGGAGACCCGCGCGCCGGGGTACGCGTTGTGCGTCGATGCGGACGCGGTGGACATGGGCCGGTTCGCCGCCTTGGTGGGGCGGGCCGCGGCGGTCACGGACATGGTGGCGCGATCCGCCGTGCTGGCCGAGGCCCTGGCGCTGTGGCGGGGGCCGGCGTTCGCCGAGTTCCGTGACTTGGGGTTCGTCCGTTCGCCGATCCGGCGGCTGGAGGAGTTACGGCTGGCCGCGCTGGAGGCCCGTGCCGATGCGCGGCTCGAAGCCGGTGAGCAGGCCGACGACCTCGCCCTCCTGGCAGGCGAGCTCGGTGACCTGACCGCCCGGCACCCCCTGCGGGAACGCCTCCAAGCGCTGCACCTGCGTGCCCTCGCCCGGGCCGGTAGGCAGCACGAGGCGCTGCAGGCCTACCACCACGTACGCCGCCGGCTGGCCGACGAGCTCGGGGTGGACCCCGGGCCCGAGCTCGCGGCCGCCTACCAGGAGCTCCTGCGGCCCCCATCGGCGCCGGCCCTGCCGGAGCCTCGCACCAGCCTGCCGGTACCGCTCACCGGGCTCATCGGGCGGGCCGGCGCGCTGGCCGACGTGGTGTCGCGGCTTCAGTCCTTCCGGCTGGTCACGCTCACGGGGCCGGGCGGCGTCGGCAAGACCCGCCTGGCGCTGGAGGTGATGCACCGGCTGGCCGGCACGTTCCCGGACGGTGCGTGCCTGGTCGAGCTCGCGGCGCGCTCCGGCTCCGACTCCGGATCCAACTCAGACTCCGGATCCAGTTCCTGCGACGACGTGGCCGAGGCCGCGCTGGCCGCGCTCGGCGTCCGGGACGACGCGAAGGCCGGCCCGATCAGCGCCCCGCAACGGCTCGCCGACGCGCTGCGCGGCCGCCGTCTGCTGCTGGTCCTGGACAACTGCGAGCATGTGATCGGGCCGACGGCCGAGCTGGCGGAGCTGCTGCTCAAGACCGATCCCGGACTGAGCATCCTGACGACCAGCCGCCGGTCGCTGGGGCTCGCCGGGGAGGTGCTGTGGCACGTGCCGCCACTGGACGAGGACAGCGCCATGGAACTCTTCGCCGAGCGGGCGGCCGCGGCGGTCCCCGGGCTCGCCCTCGATGCCAGTATCGCCGGGACCGTCGCAGAGGTGTGCCGCCGGCTCGACGGGCTGCCTCTGGCCCTTGAACTGGCTGCCACGCGCCTTCGGACGCTCGACGTACGGGAGCTGGCCCGCCGGCTCGACGACCGCTTCGCGGTGCTGAGCACCGGTCACCGGGGTGCCCCGCCCCAGCAACGCACCCTTCGGGTGATGATCGACTGGAGCTGGGCACAGCTGACCGGGACCGAACGCGCCGTGCTCCGACGGCTCGCCGTGCATGCGGACGGCTGCACGCTGGAGGCCGCCGAGACGGTGTGCGCGGGAGATGGCGTCGAGGCCGGGCAGGTGCTGGAGGCGCTTGCCGGCCTGGTGGACGCCTCGCTGGTGAGCACCGCGCCAAGGTATCGGCTGCTGGAATCCGTGACCGCCTACGGCCTCGAGCGTCTGACCGAGGCGGGGGAGACGGCGGCGGTCCGGCACAGGCATCTGCGCTACTACACCGCGTTCGCCGAACGGGCCGAACTGCACCTGCGCGGCCATGACCAGCGAATCTGGCTCGAACGCCTGGACGCCGAGGCCGCCAACCTGCGGGCGGCGCTGGACTTCGCGCTCGATGCCGGCGCCACCGAGCACGCGCTCTGGCTGGTCAACGCCCAGGCGTGGTATTGGTTCCTGCGCGGCCGCTACACCGAGGCGCGGCTGTCGCTGGGCAAGGCCCTGGCCATCACAGGCGGCGAATCAACCAACGCCCGAGCCAAGGCGGAGGTCTGGCACTCCGGCTTCGTGTCACTGACCGGCGTCCGCGTCCAGGTAACGCCCGTACCGCGGGAGACTCCCGGCGATCCGGCGGTACGAGCGCTGGCGGCCTGGTTGCGCGGGTTCATCCAGTACGCGCCCGGCGGCGACCTGACGGACAGCGAGAACGCCATGAGGCAGGCGCTGAAGGAATTCCGGGCTCTCGACGACCGCTGGGGGATCGCCGCGGCGCTCGCGATCCGGGCCGGTCAGGCGATGCTCCGGGGAAACCTGGCCGAAGCGGGCGACTTCGGCGGCCAGAGCCTGGAGCTCTTCCGCGGCCTCGGTGACCGATGGGGACACCTGCAGACCGTCCAACCGCTCGCCTCCCTAGCCGAGGTCAAGGGTGACTACGAACGCGCTGAGCGGTTGCACGGCGACGGGCTCCGGCTGGCCGAGGAGCTGGGCCTGTGGCCCAGCGTGGCCGACCGCCTGATTGGCCTGGGCCACATCGCCCTGCTCACCGGGCATCACGCCCGCTCCAGGGAGTTCCACGAGCGGGCCCGCCGCCTGGCCGCAGAACAAGGCTACGTGTACGGGGAGCTGCACGCCGAACTCGGGCTGGCGCTGGTGGCACGCCGTGAGGCCAACTTCGAGCTCGCCGAGCAGCTGCTGCGCAGCGTGCAGGGCCGCTACGACAGGCTGTCGCCCGCGTCCGGTTCCGCACTGATCTCGGCCGAGCTCGGCTTCACCGCCGAACAGCGCGGCAACGCCGCGGCCGCCCTGGCTCTGCACCTGGAGAGCCTGGCCATCGCACGCCGCAACGGCGACCTGCGCGCGGTCGCTCTGGCCATCGAGGGGCTGGCAGGAGCGCATGCTCTCAACGGGCGGCATGAGCAGGCGGCCGCACTGCTCGGCGCGGCGTCCGCCTGCCGGGACTCGGTGGGCGCTCCGCTACCGCGCGCCGAACGCGGCGACGTCGATCGGATCACCGCCACGATCCGGGCCGCCATCGGCGAACAAGCGTTCACCGCCGGGTTCGCCCGAGGCCTCACGCTCAACCCCGCCGAAATCTATGGGCAGACCAACGGCGTCGCAGGCGAGGCGCAATCCGTGACGGGCCCATGTTCCTGCGCAGGTCACGCACACTGA
- a CDS encoding ClpP family protease, whose product MTETQRAAWPDQLSQRLLKERIVVLGQEVDDEICNRLCGELLLLAAEDPRRDITLYINSPGGSVQAGLALYDMMQFIPCDVQTVAMGFAASMGQVLLTAGTKGKRYALPNARIVMHQPLGGIGGSATDIQIQAENMLYTKRRMAEIIAHHTGQPLERIQADSDRDRWFTAQEALEYGIVDHIAEGMN is encoded by the coding sequence ATGACGGAGACCCAGCGCGCAGCCTGGCCTGACCAGCTCAGCCAGCGCCTGCTCAAGGAGCGGATCGTCGTTCTCGGTCAGGAGGTCGACGACGAGATTTGCAACCGGCTCTGCGGGGAGTTGCTTTTGCTTGCGGCCGAGGACCCGCGGCGCGACATAACGCTTTACATCAATTCACCGGGCGGCTCCGTGCAGGCCGGGCTGGCGCTCTACGACATGATGCAGTTCATTCCGTGCGACGTGCAGACGGTGGCGATGGGCTTCGCCGCGTCGATGGGCCAGGTGCTGCTCACGGCCGGGACGAAGGGCAAGCGGTACGCCCTGCCCAACGCCCGCATCGTGATGCACCAGCCGCTCGGCGGCATCGGAGGCTCGGCCACCGACATCCAGATCCAGGCCGAGAACATGCTCTACACCAAGCGGCGGATGGCCGAGATCATCGCCCACCACACGGGCCAGCCGCTGGAGCGCATCCAGGCCGACTCCGACCGCGACCGCTGGTTCACGGCGCAGGAGGCCCTGGAGTACGGGATCGTCGACCACATCGCCGAAGGGATGAACTGA
- a CDS encoding MFS transporter: MPRRHPRRQAPARRVGAEAGEARFDLTGGVLLGLGAGLALFGITQAQVAGLAAPSCWGSLVVAVVAVALFGWRTVRVAHPFVPPALFANRAYRSAVAVAFLAMVVNLGGLVFVPLLVVDVNGLTPGAGALVMIPAGIAVALVSPLIGRLADRIGTRPLVLAGLAVVGVFALFLSTFTGGGSVVPAGAGIFGLSVGFIFVLTPLISAAAGALPDGQAGAGIGILQGAQFLGAGTGPALFGVLVTARQQSGGDAVNPLYAGHAGAAYSDVFLAMAAVTVLALAVAFRMRPATQGA, encoded by the coding sequence GTGCCCCGCCGTCATCCCCGCAGGCAGGCTCCCGCGCGCCGCGTCGGCGCAGAAGCGGGCGAGGCGAGGTTCGACCTGACCGGCGGCGTGCTGCTGGGGCTCGGGGCCGGGCTGGCGCTGTTCGGGATCACGCAGGCGCAGGTCGCCGGCCTGGCGGCGCCCTCGTGCTGGGGCAGCCTGGTGGTGGCGGTCGTGGCCGTCGCGCTGTTCGGGTGGCGTACGGTACGGGTCGCGCACCCGTTCGTACCGCCCGCGCTGTTCGCCAACCGGGCCTACCGGAGCGCGGTCGCCGTCGCGTTCCTGGCCATGGTGGTCAACCTCGGCGGGCTGGTGTTCGTGCCGCTGCTGGTCGTGGACGTCAACGGCCTCACCCCTGGGGCGGGCGCCCTGGTCATGATCCCGGCCGGGATCGCCGTCGCCCTCGTCTCGCCGCTGATCGGCCGCCTGGCCGACCGCATCGGCACCCGGCCCCTGGTGCTCGCGGGCCTCGCGGTCGTCGGGGTGTTCGCCCTGTTCCTGTCCACCTTCACGGGCGGCGGCTCGGTGGTCCCGGCGGGGGCGGGGATCTTCGGGTTGAGCGTCGGGTTCATCTTCGTCCTGACGCCGCTGATCAGCGCCGCGGCGGGCGCGCTGCCGGACGGGCAGGCCGGGGCGGGGATCGGGATCCTTCAGGGAGCGCAGTTCCTAGGCGCCGGCACCGGGCCCGCCCTGTTCGGGGTGCTGGTGACCGCGCGGCAGCAGAGCGGCGGTGACGCCGTGAACCCCCTGTACGCCGGCCACGCGGGCGCCGCCTACTCGGACGTCTTCCTGGCCATGGCCGCGGTCACCGTCCTGGCGCTGGCCGTCGCGTTCCGGATGCGGCCCGCGACACAGGGGGCGTGA
- a CDS encoding M56 family metallopeptidase, with protein MTAGHVLAIAFGAGLAVWTLGAFAVTCRALAGLRRRQRMLLGLVARQDPAVREALVVEHPAVAAYCVPGRRAAIVVSTGTLGLLRAGELAAVLAHERAHVAERHDLALLPFTVLERAFPWSRAARVMRRRVAALVEMRADDRAARLHGRAGLASALRRFRACDRLPAPAGTLGGADGDIDARLDRLATPATASLPLRVLLLSIAVTVVSTPLSLFLLPM; from the coding sequence ATGACGGCGGGGCACGTGCTCGCGATCGCCTTCGGGGCAGGGCTGGCGGTGTGGACGCTGGGCGCGTTCGCGGTGACCTGCCGGGCGCTGGCGGGGCTGCGGCGGCGGCAGCGCATGCTGCTCGGGCTGGTGGCCCGGCAGGACCCGGCGGTGCGGGAGGCGCTGGTCGTCGAGCATCCCGCGGTGGCCGCGTACTGCGTGCCGGGCAGGCGGGCGGCGATCGTGGTCAGCACCGGCACGCTCGGCCTGCTGCGCGCCGGCGAACTGGCCGCCGTGCTCGCCCACGAGCGCGCCCACGTCGCGGAACGGCACGACCTGGCGCTGCTGCCGTTCACCGTGCTGGAGCGGGCGTTCCCGTGGAGCCGGGCGGCGCGGGTGATGCGGCGGCGGGTGGCGGCGCTGGTGGAGATGCGCGCCGACGACCGGGCCGCCCGCCTGCACGGCCGCGCCGGCCTCGCGTCGGCGTTGCGCCGCTTCCGCGCCTGCGACCGGCTGCCCGCCCCCGCGGGCACGCTGGGCGGGGCCGACGGGGACATCGACGCCCGCCTCGACCGGCTCGCCACCCCGGCCACGGCCTCGCTCCCGCTGCGCGTCCTGCTGCTGTCGATCGCGGTCACCGTGGTCAGCACGCCGCTGAGCCTGTTCCTGCTGCCCATGTGA